One genomic segment of Oxalobacteraceae sp. CFBP 8761 includes these proteins:
- a CDS encoding DUF502 domain-containing protein yields the protein MRKYFITGLLVLVPLAITAWVLSLIISTLDQSLMFVPAAWQPRQFIGMDVPGIGAVLTLAIVFVTGLLTNNLVGKYIVRVGERLLKRVPVVSSLYGSVKQVSDTLFSSSGNAFRQAVLIPYPHADSYTIAFLTGVPGGDVTNHLVGDFVSVYVPTTPNPTSGFFLMMERSRVKELDMTVDAALKYIVSMGVVAPSHVPLGAANPAAVK from the coding sequence ATGCGTAAATATTTCATCACCGGCCTGCTGGTGCTGGTGCCCCTGGCAATCACCGCCTGGGTCCTGAGCCTGATCATCAGCACGCTCGACCAGTCGCTGATGTTCGTGCCGGCCGCCTGGCAGCCGCGCCAGTTCATCGGCATGGACGTGCCGGGCATCGGCGCGGTGCTGACGCTGGCGATCGTGTTCGTCACGGGCCTGCTGACCAACAACCTGGTCGGCAAGTACATCGTGCGCGTGGGCGAGCGCCTGCTCAAGCGCGTGCCGGTGGTCAGCTCGCTGTACGGCAGCGTCAAGCAGGTGTCCGACACGCTGTTCTCGTCGTCCGGCAATGCCTTCCGCCAGGCGGTGCTGATCCCGTATCCGCACGCCGACTCGTATACGATCGCGTTTCTGACCGGCGTGCCGGGCGGCGACGTGACCAACCACCTGGTGGGCGACTTCGTGAGCGTGTACGTGCCCACGACGCCAAACCCCACCTCGGGCTTTTTCCTGATGATGGAACGCAGCCGCGTGAAAGAACTCGACATGACCGTCGACGCGGCGCTCAAGTACATCGTCTCGATGGGCGTGGTCGCACCGAGCCACGTGCCGCTCGGCGCCGCCAATCCTGCGGCAGTCAAATAA
- a CDS encoding zinc ribbon domain-containing protein: MPIYAYRCEECGFSKDVLQKISDPVLTVCPSCAKPSFKKQVTAAGFQLKGSGWYVTDFRGGTPPATGTAAGTGGADAGAAAAPAAAAASATPAPAAPATGSSGGNSGGSTSGGGDKSST; encoded by the coding sequence ATGCCGATTTATGCCTATCGCTGCGAAGAATGCGGTTTTTCCAAAGATGTACTGCAAAAGATATCGGATCCGGTCCTGACCGTCTGCCCGTCCTGCGCCAAGCCATCGTTCAAGAAGCAGGTGACTGCGGCCGGTTTCCAGCTCAAGGGCTCGGGCTGGTACGTGACCGATTTCCGTGGCGGCACGCCGCCTGCCACCGGTACGGCCGCGGGCACGGGCGGCGCTGACGCAGGCGCAGCGGCCGCGCCGGCTGCCGCAGCTGCATCGGCCACGCCAGCGCCTGCTGCGCCTGCCACGGGCAGCAGCGGTGGCAACAGCGGTGGCAGCACCAGCGGTGGCGGCGACAAGAGCAGCACCTGA
- the aspS gene encoding aspartate--tRNA ligase, whose product MRTNYCGLVTEELLGQTVSLCGWVHRRRDHGGVIFIDLRDREGLVQVVCHPDNAAVFKAAEHVRNEYCLRIVGTVTNRLAGTVNANLASGKIEVTATEVEVLNASVPVPFQLDDDNLSETTRLTHRVLDLRRGQMQHNLKLRYKVSMEVRKYLDNLGFIDIETPMLTKSTPEGARDYLVPSRVNAGNFFALPQSPQLFKQLLMVANFDRYYQITKCFRDEDLRADRQPEFTQIDCETSFLTEQEIRDMFEEMMRVVFKNTTGIELPNPFPVMDFATAMAMYGSDKPDMRVKLEFTELTELMKTVEFKVFNSAANLPNGRVVGMRVPQGGSMPRSEIDAYTQFVAIYGARGLAYIKVNEKAKGRDGLQSPIVKNLSDEVLAQVLELTGAQDGDLIFFGADKAKVVNDALGALRVKIGHSEFGKKAGLFDDVWSPLWVIDFPMFEYDEDGDRWTATHHPFTAPKDGHEDMLETNPGACIAKAYDMVLNGWELGGGSIRIHREEVQSKVFRALKIDAEEAQLKFGFLLDALQYGAPPHGGLAFGLDRLITLMTGSESIRDVIAFPKTQRAQCLLTNAPSEVDEKQLKELHIRLRNEPKVA is encoded by the coding sequence ATGCGTACCAATTACTGCGGCCTCGTCACCGAGGAACTGCTGGGCCAAACCGTCAGCCTGTGCGGCTGGGTGCACCGCCGCCGCGACCACGGCGGAGTGATCTTCATCGACCTGCGCGACCGCGAAGGCCTGGTGCAGGTGGTCTGCCATCCGGACAACGCCGCCGTCTTCAAGGCAGCCGAGCACGTGCGTAATGAGTATTGCCTGCGCATCGTCGGCACCGTGACCAACCGTCTGGCCGGTACCGTCAACGCCAACCTGGCCTCGGGCAAGATCGAAGTCACCGCGACCGAAGTCGAAGTGCTCAACGCCTCGGTGCCGGTGCCGTTCCAACTGGACGACGACAACCTGTCGGAAACCACCCGCCTGACGCACCGCGTGCTCGACCTGCGCCGCGGCCAGATGCAGCACAACCTGAAGCTGCGCTACAAGGTCTCGATGGAAGTGCGCAAGTACCTCGACAACCTGGGCTTCATCGACATCGAAACCCCGATGCTGACCAAGTCGACCCCGGAAGGCGCGCGCGACTACCTGGTGCCGTCGCGTGTCAACGCGGGCAACTTCTTTGCACTGCCGCAGTCGCCGCAGCTGTTCAAGCAGCTGCTGATGGTCGCCAACTTCGATCGCTACTACCAGATCACCAAGTGCTTCCGCGACGAAGACCTGCGCGCTGACCGCCAGCCTGAATTCACCCAGATCGACTGCGAAACCTCGTTCCTGACCGAACAAGAGATCCGCGACATGTTCGAAGAAATGATGCGCGTCGTGTTCAAGAACACGACCGGCATCGAACTGCCGAACCCGTTCCCGGTGATGGACTTTGCCACCGCGATGGCGATGTACGGTTCGGACAAGCCGGACATGCGCGTCAAGCTCGAATTCACCGAACTGACCGAGCTGATGAAGACGGTCGAGTTCAAGGTGTTCAACAGCGCCGCCAACCTGCCAAACGGCCGCGTGGTCGGCATGCGCGTGCCGCAGGGCGGCTCGATGCCACGTTCGGAAATCGACGCGTACACCCAGTTCGTCGCGATCTACGGCGCCCGTGGCCTGGCCTATATCAAGGTCAACGAGAAAGCCAAGGGCCGTGACGGCCTGCAGTCGCCAATCGTCAAGAACCTGTCCGACGAAGTACTGGCGCAAGTGCTGGAACTGACGGGCGCGCAGGACGGCGACCTGATCTTCTTCGGCGCCGACAAGGCCAAGGTCGTCAACGATGCCCTGGGCGCGCTGCGCGTGAAGATCGGTCACTCGGAATTCGGCAAGAAGGCCGGCCTGTTCGACGACGTCTGGTCGCCGCTGTGGGTGATCGATTTCCCGATGTTCGAGTACGACGAAGACGGCGATCGCTGGACCGCGACCCACCACCCGTTCACGGCCCCGAAAGACGGCCACGAAGACATGCTCGAAACCAATCCGGGTGCCTGCATCGCCAAGGCCTACGATATGGTCCTGAATGGCTGGGAGCTGGGCGGCGGTTCGATCCGTATCCACCGCGAAGAAGTCCAGAGCAAGGTGTTCCGCGCGCTGAAGATCGACGCCGAAGAAGCCCAGCTCAAGTTTGGCTTCCTGCTGGATGCGCTGCAATACGGCGCGCCACCGCACGGTGGCCTGGCCTTCGGCCTGGATCGCCTGATCACGCTGATGACCGGCTCCGAGTCGATCCGCGACGTGATCGCGTTCCCGAAAACGCAGCGCGCGCAGTGCTTGCTGACCAATGCACCGTCCGAAGTCGACGAGAAGCAATTGAAAGAGCTGCACATCCGCCTGCGTAACGAGCCAAAGGTCGCGTAA